One stretch of Manis pentadactyla isolate mManPen7 chromosome 10, mManPen7.hap1, whole genome shotgun sequence DNA includes these proteins:
- the LOC118915014 gene encoding olfactory receptor 8S1-like, whose amino-acid sequence MAAGNHSSITEFILLGLVPAVPHVQALLFVLFLFIYLLTLLGNLLMMLVIHTDSSLHTPMYFFLGHLSLQDLFYSSVTEPKMLENLLSQRKAISVEGCLAQVFFVFATTGIEACLLSVMAYDRYAAICHPLLYSQVMSKQLCVRLVWGSWVVAFLDALVNILLALHLDFCEAQTIHHYSCELPSLFPLSCSDVTNNFAMLLCSALLHAIGTCLLIFFSYARIVSTILSISSTSGRSKAFSTCSSHLTAVILFYGSAILRYLLPTSGSPLELILSIQYSVITPLVNPLIYSLKNKEVKAALRRTMLKYLQCLSTEEI is encoded by the coding sequence ATGGCTGCAGGGAATCATAGTAGCATCACTGAGTTCATCCTCCTGGGGCTGGTGCCTGCTGTCCCCCACGTCCAGGCTCTGCTCTTTGTCCTGTTCCTGTTCATTTACCTTCTGACTCTGCTGGGGAACCTTCTGATGATGCTTGTGATCCATACAGATTCTAGcctccacacacccatgtacttcttcctgggcCATCTGTCCCTCCAGGACCTCTTTTATTCTTCAGTCACTGAGCCCAAGATGCTCGAGAACCTCCTGTCCCAGAGAAAAGCCATCTCAGTGGAGGGCTGCCTGGCTCAGGTCTTCTTTGTGTTTGCCACTACGGGGATTGAGGCCTGCCTACTGtcagtgatggcctatgaccgctatgctgCCATCTGCCACCCGCTGCTCTACAGCCAGGTGATGAGTAAACAGCTGTGTGTGAGGCTGGTGTGGGGCTCCTGGGTCGTGGCCTTTCTGGATGCACTCGTCAACATCCTCCTGGCTTTGCATTTGGACTTCTGTGAGGCCCAAACCATCCACCACTACTCCTGTGAGCtgccttccctcttccctctctcctgctctgatgTCACTAACAACTTTGCCATgctgctctgctctgccctcctgcatGCCATCGGGACCTGCCTCTTGATCTTCTTCTCTTATGCCCGCATTGTGTCCACCATCCTGAGCATCAGCTCCACCTCAGGCAGAagcaaggccttctccacctgctcctcgCACCTCACAGCTGTGATCCTGTTCTATGGCTCAGCCATTCTTCGCTATCTCCTGCCAACCTCAGGATCCCCTCTGGAGCTGATCCTTTCCATACAGTACAGTGTGATCACTCCCCTAGTGAATCCTCTCATCTACAGCTTGAAGAACAAGGAGGTGAAAGCAGCTCTGAGAAGAACAATGCTGAAATATTTACAATGTCTCAGCACAGAGGAGATATAG